One Lacunisphaera limnophila DNA window includes the following coding sequences:
- a CDS encoding RNA polymerase sigma factor — MQAAEQHLLFERWLAEHAAVLHHVVNGFAEGTDRHDLMQELLLAVWRAVPAYRGGAQPSTFIYRVAHNTALTWKRTERNYRRQVDRFEADAWRATHAEPAAGIREREALELLYAQIRRLPPVDRSLILLHLDGVSYAGMAEIHGLTESNVGVKLNRLKQKLTDAMEEMSHELR, encoded by the coding sequence CGGCGGTGTTGCACCACGTGGTGAACGGATTCGCCGAGGGGACGGACCGGCACGACCTGATGCAGGAGCTGTTGCTCGCGGTGTGGCGGGCGGTGCCGGCTTACCGCGGCGGGGCGCAACCCTCGACCTTCATCTATCGGGTGGCCCACAACACCGCGCTGACCTGGAAGCGCACCGAGCGGAACTACCGCCGGCAGGTGGACCGATTCGAGGCCGATGCCTGGCGCGCCACGCACGCCGAGCCAGCCGCAGGGATCCGGGAACGCGAGGCGCTCGAACTGCTTTACGCGCAGATCCGCCGGCTCCCGCCGGTGGACCGGTCCCTCATCTTGCTCCACCTCGACGGCGTCAGTTACGCCGGCATGGCGGAGATTCACGGCCTCACCGAAAGCAACGTCGGGGTGAAGCTGAACCGCCTGAAACAGAAACTGACCGACGCAATGGAGGAAATGTCCCATGAACTTCGCTGA